From a single Paenibacillus sp. FSL R5-0345 genomic region:
- a CDS encoding extracellular solute-binding protein, translating to MNKHSKLARKSMLIFGTALLLGTAVLSGCSSNANNAGTATETSDPGGGIDHSKPLTITVFNNAANYQGEQTGWYGKLIKDKFNITLNILSPQVAGDQLYKTRSASGDLGDLLIIDNSQLEELIPAGMIMDMTDRIKNTEYLSKYVDNHFKPFNAAFESINPEGKIYALPTFVSDTSPTTYSEEIPYSSPIMPWDYYKGIGSPKLNNLTDLLNALKQMQEKYPKTPEGKAIVPITLWKDWDNGSMENVRWLSNWYGYEQPDGTSTIQLNAKGDIVPLVDDNSMYKKILQFYHDANQMGLVDPDSATQDWNKVAEKLTNKQVLLLWYSWQRGFYNTIERGTKGDGNVAVPIADTHIIQNSDAYFGNGRVFAIGSKAKNPERIIEFMDWLVSPEGLRYYTNGFEGFNYEKMSDGKFKLTEVGQIAFQENTPVPEQYGGGGYQDGQSKINTMIMSDFVVDPETGEFYNNNYWSSTIEANKTTLTKEWQNTYNASTPTEYYQKNNMIDIVPNINTSLGSDSSDIKNKRSQISDYVKNTSWKMIFAKDQAEFDQLWNKLKSDVVGLGWNDVIAMDTERAQKIVKLRKDAVASQ from the coding sequence ATGAATAAACATAGTAAGCTGGCAAGAAAGTCTATGCTGATCTTTGGCACCGCTCTTCTTCTTGGAACGGCGGTACTCAGCGGATGCAGCAGCAATGCCAACAATGCAGGTACAGCAACCGAGACTTCCGATCCGGGTGGAGGAATTGATCATAGCAAGCCGCTGACGATTACCGTGTTTAACAACGCAGCAAATTATCAGGGAGAGCAGACCGGATGGTACGGAAAACTAATTAAGGATAAGTTCAATATTACCTTAAATATTCTGTCTCCACAGGTTGCCGGTGATCAACTATACAAGACAAGGTCAGCATCGGGAGATTTGGGAGACCTCCTTATCATTGATAATAGTCAGCTGGAGGAGTTAATTCCGGCGGGTATGATTATGGATATGACGGATAGGATCAAAAATACGGAGTACCTGTCCAAATATGTGGACAATCACTTCAAGCCCTTTAATGCTGCGTTCGAAAGTATAAATCCTGAAGGTAAAATATATGCTTTACCCACTTTTGTATCAGACACTTCCCCAACAACATACTCAGAAGAAATCCCTTACTCCAGTCCGATTATGCCTTGGGATTATTACAAGGGAATCGGATCTCCCAAGCTGAACAATCTGACAGATCTGCTGAATGCACTAAAGCAGATGCAGGAGAAATACCCAAAGACACCGGAAGGAAAAGCGATTGTTCCGATCACCCTGTGGAAGGACTGGGACAATGGAAGTATGGAAAACGTTCGTTGGTTAAGCAACTGGTATGGCTATGAGCAGCCGGACGGAACCTCGACCATTCAGTTGAATGCAAAAGGCGATATCGTTCCGCTCGTTGACGACAACAGTATGTACAAGAAAATCCTCCAGTTCTATCATGACGCCAATCAGATGGGGCTGGTTGACCCTGACTCGGCAACCCAGGATTGGAATAAAGTCGCTGAAAAGCTGACCAATAAACAGGTTCTACTCTTATGGTATTCCTGGCAAAGAGGCTTCTACAACACCATTGAAAGAGGCACTAAAGGTGACGGTAATGTTGCCGTTCCGATCGCCGATACCCACATTATCCAGAATAGCGATGCCTACTTCGGAAACGGAAGAGTATTTGCTATTGGTTCAAAAGCAAAAAATCCTGAAAGAATCATTGAATTCATGGATTGGCTAGTATCACCTGAAGGTCTTCGCTACTATACCAATGGATTTGAAGGCTTCAATTATGAAAAAATGTCTGATGGCAAGTTTAAGCTGACTGAAGTAGGACAAATCGCATTCCAAGAAAATACCCCCGTTCCTGAACAGTACGGAGGCGGAGGATATCAAGACGGGCAGAGCAAGATCAATACTATGATTATGAGCGATTTTGTAGTAGATCCGGAAACAGGTGAATTTTACAACAACAATTATTGGAGCTCAACCATCGAGGCCAATAAGACTACTCTAACTAAGGAATGGCAGAATACTTATAATGCGAGCACCCCGACGGAGTACTATCAGAAAAACAATATGATCGATATTGTGCCAAATATCAATACAAGTCTCGGGTCAGATTCGTCGGATATTAAGAATAAACGAAGCCAGATCTCTGACTATGTTAAAAACACCTCTTGGAAAATGATATTTGCCAAAGATCAAGCAGAATTCGATCAGCTCTGGAATAAGCTGAAGAGTGATGTGGTCGGTCTCGGTTGGAATGATGTCATTGCTATGGATACAGAAAGAGCACAAAAAATCGTTAAACTGCGTAAGGATGCAGTTGCTAGCCAATAA
- a CDS encoding carbohydrate ABC transporter permease: MSDNQTGLSPKAKENKRNFSRRTKMQVRTTDKMISATIYILFTLFAFVCVYPFYSIIINTISANDLSAKGEIVFWPKGIHFQNYIDVFKIPGLWNAFVISLGRTVIGSLLTVGASAFLGFMFAQEDMWGKKFWYRFTILTMFFNAGIIPWYLTMRSLHLTNNFLAYILPAIVAPFFIILVKTFVESTPKELQQAASIDGAGIITIFYKVILPISKPILATVAIFSAVDQWNAFQDTLLLVTDSKLYSLQFILYNYINQASSLSTMVNLQNAGSTAMASLSTKQTTTSIRMTVTIIVVAPILLVYPIFQRFFVKGIIIGAVKG; the protein is encoded by the coding sequence ATGAGTGACAACCAGACTGGACTTTCCCCGAAGGCCAAGGAAAATAAGCGGAACTTCTCCAGAAGAACTAAAATGCAGGTCAGAACAACCGATAAAATGATTTCGGCTACCATTTATATCCTGTTTACTCTCTTTGCATTTGTTTGTGTATATCCGTTTTACTCGATCATCATTAATACCATCAGCGCCAATGATCTCAGCGCCAAGGGTGAAATTGTGTTTTGGCCCAAGGGGATCCACTTCCAGAATTATATTGACGTATTTAAGATCCCTGGACTATGGAATGCATTTGTCATTTCTTTGGGGAGAACGGTTATAGGCTCACTTTTGACAGTCGGGGCCTCTGCCTTTTTGGGATTCATGTTTGCCCAGGAGGATATGTGGGGGAAAAAATTCTGGTATCGGTTTACCATTCTTACGATGTTTTTTAATGCCGGCATTATCCCCTGGTATTTGACCATGAGATCCCTGCATCTGACTAACAATTTCCTTGCCTACATTCTGCCGGCTATTGTAGCTCCTTTTTTTATCATTCTTGTAAAAACGTTTGTGGAATCAACGCCGAAGGAATTGCAGCAGGCAGCCAGCATTGACGGTGCCGGGATTATAACGATCTTTTACAAGGTTATCTTACCTATCAGCAAACCGATATTGGCTACAGTCGCTATATTTTCGGCAGTGGACCAGTGGAATGCCTTTCAGGACACGCTACTGCTGGTTACGGACAGCAAATTGTATAGTTTGCAGTTTATTCTGTATAACTACATCAATCAAGCCAGCTCCCTATCTACCATGGTCAATTTGCAAAATGCCGGATCAACCGCCATGGCCAGTCTATCCACCAAGCAAACCACCACATCCATTCGTATGACAGTTACTATCATCGTTGTCGCACCTATTTTGCTTGTTTATCCGATCTTCCAAAGATTTTTTGTAAAAGGAATTATCATTGGCGCAGTCAAGGGTTAA
- a CDS encoding ABC transporter permease subunit: MVLLAVFAYYPLYGWVYAFFDYMPPIPLSQAPFVGLKWFRSLVENQVKVDQLLQVIKNTFGISGLSILFSWLPMFFAIFLTEIKAVRFRKFIQTVTTLPNFISWVLVYSLAFSMFSSEGVVNGFLSQMGLIDSPVLLLQNSDHVWITMWVWITWKSLGWSAILYIAAIMSIDESLYEAAYVDGATKMQVIRHVTLPSMLPTYFVLLMLQIASFLNNGLEQYFVFQNAFNKESIQVLDLYVYNLAMGGGSYSVSVAISMLKSLISIVLLFSVNGLSKLFRGEGIV, from the coding sequence ATGGTTTTACTTGCTGTTTTTGCATACTACCCACTCTATGGATGGGTTTATGCATTCTTTGACTATATGCCGCCGATCCCGCTATCACAAGCGCCTTTTGTCGGTCTCAAGTGGTTTCGCTCCTTGGTAGAAAATCAGGTGAAGGTTGATCAACTGTTACAGGTCATCAAAAACACGTTCGGCATAAGCGGGCTGAGTATCCTTTTCTCATGGCTTCCCATGTTTTTTGCAATTTTCCTGACAGAGATCAAAGCCGTGCGTTTTCGCAAATTTATTCAGACAGTAACCACTCTTCCAAACTTTATCAGCTGGGTCCTCGTATATTCCCTGGCATTTTCTATGTTCTCAAGTGAAGGCGTCGTCAACGGCTTTTTGAGCCAGATGGGACTTATTGATTCTCCTGTACTCTTACTTCAGAACTCGGACCATGTCTGGATTACTATGTGGGTATGGATTACATGGAAATCACTAGGTTGGTCGGCCATCTTGTATATAGCAGCAATTATGAGCATTGATGAGTCTCTGTATGAAGCGGCTTATGTTGACGGTGCAACAAAAATGCAGGTTATCAGGCATGTGACTTTGCCAAGTATGCTGCCGACTTATTTTGTACTCTTGATGCTCCAGATTGCCAGCTTCCTGAACAATGGACTGGAGCAATACTTTGTTTTCCAGAATGCATTCAACAAAGAGTCCATACAGGTATTAGATTTATATGTATACAATCTAGCCATGGGAGGCGGCAGCTATTCCGTTTCCGTCGCTATCAGTATGTTGAAAAGTCTGATTAGCATTGTGCTTCTTTTTTCCGTAAACGGGCTGTCCAAATTGTTTAGAGGAGAGGGCATTGTATGA